The Toxorhynchites rutilus septentrionalis strain SRP chromosome 3, ASM2978413v1, whole genome shotgun sequence genome includes a region encoding these proteins:
- the LOC129775982 gene encoding ankyrin repeat and SAM domain-containing protein 4B-like, with product MHFIKSKRYHKAARDANLAVLKEANRWEANAPDEGGMTPLHWAAHEGHSEAVRILLERKSSVNKVDGFGNSALHLAAARGHQKCVELVLTKGANLYGLDINQCTACDLARIGEWVEVVEFLEHRMKMLEERNSKLVSKLRAIANKKYAKFKHKYPTGSKTAGLDEDNEFGEHLNTVGNSQYSELEVDDSDDGLDTEQKQQTNLIDLLHHKSKCLTSSTGKSISRSYLVLSQLIKEQSINQTIVNNVETQQHRKPIKNDAEHKDEDFDTEKEASSTGTENSMLTFLKIYHLERFHKQLQDKEIDLNGLMSMTEKDIRTLGLPLGPHRKLCFAVEEYKSAQKWAGA from the coding sequence ATGCATTTCATTAAGTCTAAGCGATATCACAAGGCTGCACGCGATGCCAATCTGGCGGTTCTCAAGGAGGCTAACCGGTGGGAAGCGAACGCACCAGACGAGGGCGGTATGACTCCGCTGCACTGGGCCGCCCATGAGGGACACTCCGAGGCGGTCCGAATACTGCTGGAGCGAAAGAGCAGCGTGAATAAGGTGGACGGCTTTGGAAATTCGGCGCTTCATTTGGCCGCCGCCAGAGGACATCAGAAGTGCGTTGAGCTGGTGTTGACCAAAGGTGCCAACTTGTATGGACTGGATATTAACCAGTGCACAGCGTGTGACTTAGCAAGAATTGGAGAATGGGTGGAAGTTGTGGAGTTCCTGGAACATCGAATGAAAATGTTGGAGGAACGAAATTCAAAACTGGTGTCTAAACTGAGAGCAATAGCGAACAAGAAGTATGCCAAATTCAAACATAAATATCCTACGGGGAGTAAAACGGCGGGACTAGATGAAGATAACGAGTTCGGTGAACATCTTAACACAGTGGGAAACTCACAATATTCTGAACTGGAAGTAGACGACAGCGATGACGGATTGGATACTGAACAAAAGCAGCAGACGAACCTAATCGACCTTCTTCACCACAAAAGCAAATGTTTAACATCGAGCACTGGCAAAAGTATATCCCGATCGTATTTGGTGTTATCTCAGTTAATAAAAGAGCAATCCATCAACCAGACCATTGTCAACAATGTGGAAACGCAACAGCATCGGAAGCCTATCAAGAATGATGCAGAACATAAGGATGAGGATTTCGATACGGAAAAGGAGGCATCCTCAACCGGAACCGAAAATTCAATGCTAACGTTCCTCAAAATATATCATCTCGAGCGGTTTCACAAACAACTTCAAGATAAAGAAATTGATTTGAACGGTTTGATGTCGATGACTGAGAAGGATATCAGAACGTTGGGCCTTCCACTTGGTCCCCACCGAAAGCTCTGCTTTGCAGTGGAAGAATACAAATCTGCACAAAAATGGGCCGGAGCATGA